The following are encoded in a window of Flavobacterium cupriresistens genomic DNA:
- a CDS encoding SusC/RagA family TonB-linked outer membrane protein has product MKKIFLIFMMAFTAQVSLAQVKSVKGVITDSDGLPLPGASVTVQGSQKGATTDFDGLYAIEVQKGQTLLFTYVGLETQAIVVGDASTVNVKMQQAASNALTEVVVTSLGIKKSKKSLTYSAQELKGEELVRVKDANVINTIAGKIAGVVVTKSANGVGGSTKVLIRGNSSITNGQPLYVVDGVPLFNEGSGQPNDSFGNDQTGNRDGGDVVSLLNPDDYENLTVLKGAASAALYGSQGANGVIMLTSKKAKAGKTTITGSSVSTFDTAAYLPKFQTEYVALPKGNDTWGAKGSSPDHVKDFFQTGSTQITSFGLSTGTETSTTSFSYANTTAEGVIDGNSLSKNNFGVRQTQSFFNNKLTLFANANYVSQKIDNKPVNGLYFNPLTGLYLMPRGNDFNYYKQNYEVFDPVRNMMVQNWTNNQVTDVNQNPYWLINRNKSVDENRFFTGKVGLDYKFSNWLNVAARYSYDRLENGFDKKIYATSAAALSHENGRYYVANNVSTQTYGDLIATIKTEINPDFNFNAIVGASFSKKVTGVGTILDSGRGSGPGNGLVYANWFTLGNFGNNGLNVQTYASNKETQSVFATASLGYKNYLFLDVTGRNDWSSALVNTDNSSFFYPSVGLTGILSEMIEMPSWINFGKVRGAYAQVGNDFAAFTTNPSTGIIGGIIQPPTVAPAPGTSLKPEQKSEFEFGTEWRMFDNRLGFEISYYNSSTKNQYILVAAPSSDPNGYTQYGINGGTIENKGIEIILSAAILRGDKFTWDAAVNFSQNKNKVKDLGGAGTNGRLIITPPGSNGYQYSLIEGQPFGVIEANNIQKDAQGRTLLDVNGKTILKTGFQNVGNANPDYLLGFSNSFKYGSFFANILIDARVGGDVLSMTQAINDASGVSQASADARNAGGVAINGVTTTGTAVPTMGAKEYYQQVGGRAGILGEYVYDATNVNVREVSIGYTFKPKNIPFLQSASLSLIARNLFFIYKDAPFDPNVVLSTGQGLQGVDIYGMPSTRSIGLNLNVTF; this is encoded by the coding sequence ATGAAAAAAATTTTCTTAATCTTTATGATGGCTTTTACCGCGCAAGTTTCCCTTGCTCAGGTAAAAAGTGTCAAAGGTGTGATTACAGATTCTGACGGATTGCCGTTACCAGGGGCATCTGTTACTGTACAAGGAAGTCAGAAAGGTGCTACGACTGATTTTGATGGCTTGTATGCAATTGAAGTACAAAAAGGGCAAACATTACTTTTTACATATGTAGGTTTGGAAACACAAGCAATAGTTGTAGGCGATGCTTCTACAGTTAATGTAAAAATGCAACAGGCAGCATCAAATGCTCTTACTGAAGTTGTTGTAACTTCATTAGGTATTAAGAAAAGTAAAAAATCTTTGACATATTCGGCTCAGGAATTAAAAGGTGAGGAATTAGTTCGTGTAAAAGATGCAAACGTTATTAATACAATTGCTGGTAAAATTGCCGGTGTTGTCGTAACTAAAAGTGCAAATGGAGTTGGTGGTTCGACTAAAGTATTAATTAGAGGTAACTCTTCTATTACAAATGGTCAACCTCTTTATGTTGTTGATGGTGTTCCTTTATTTAATGAAGGTTCAGGACAACCTAACGATTCTTTTGGTAATGATCAGACAGGGAATAGAGATGGAGGTGATGTTGTTTCTCTTTTGAACCCTGATGATTATGAAAATTTAACAGTGCTTAAAGGGGCGGCATCTGCAGCTTTGTATGGTAGTCAAGGAGCTAATGGTGTTATTATGCTAACATCAAAAAAAGCTAAAGCAGGAAAGACTACAATAACAGGTTCATCAGTTTCTACTTTTGATACTGCAGCATATCTACCTAAGTTTCAAACGGAATATGTAGCTCTTCCTAAAGGTAATGATACTTGGGGGGCAAAAGGATCTTCTCCTGATCATGTAAAAGATTTTTTTCAGACAGGTAGCACTCAGATTACTTCATTTGGCTTATCTACTGGAACGGAAACTTCTACGACAAGTTTTTCTTATGCAAATACTACGGCTGAGGGAGTTATTGATGGCAATTCTTTAAGTAAAAACAATTTCGGGGTTAGACAAACTCAGAGTTTTTTTAACAACAAATTAACCCTTTTTGCTAATGCAAATTATGTTTCTCAAAAAATTGATAATAAACCGGTAAATGGGCTCTATTTTAATCCGCTTACAGGGCTTTACTTAATGCCAAGAGGAAATGATTTCAATTATTATAAGCAAAATTACGAAGTATTTGATCCAGTTAGGAATATGATGGTTCAAAATTGGACAAACAATCAGGTTACAGATGTTAATCAAAATCCTTATTGGTTAATTAACAGAAATAAATCAGTAGATGAGAATAGATTTTTCACTGGTAAAGTGGGATTGGATTATAAATTTTCAAATTGGTTAAACGTTGCGGCAAGATATAGTTATGATCGCCTTGAAAATGGTTTTGATAAAAAAATATATGCTACCTCTGCTGCTGCATTATCTCATGAAAATGGAAGATATTATGTTGCAAATAATGTTAGTACTCAAACTTATGGTGATTTAATTGCTACAATTAAAACAGAGATTAATCCTGATTTTAATTTCAATGCTATTGTAGGAGCCAGTTTTTCTAAAAAAGTGACGGGAGTTGGTACTATTTTAGATTCAGGTAGAGGTTCAGGACCGGGGAATGGTCTCGTTTACGCAAACTGGTTTACACTAGGGAATTTTGGTAATAATGGTTTGAATGTTCAGACTTATGCATCAAATAAAGAAACGCAATCTGTTTTTGCAACTGCGAGTTTAGGTTATAAAAATTATTTGTTCTTAGACGTTACAGGAAGAAATGATTGGTCATCTGCATTGGTAAACACCGATAACTCTTCTTTCTTTTATCCATCAGTAGGTTTGACAGGTATTTTAAGCGAGATGATAGAAATGCCAAGTTGGATTAATTTTGGTAAAGTACGTGGAGCATATGCTCAGGTAGGTAATGACTTTGCAGCTTTTACAACTAATCCGAGCACAGGAATAATAGGTGGTATTATTCAACCACCAACTGTTGCCCCTGCTCCAGGAACTTCATTAAAACCGGAGCAGAAATCAGAGTTTGAGTTTGGTACAGAATGGAGAATGTTTGATAACAGACTTGGTTTTGAGATTTCATATTACAATTCGTCAACTAAGAATCAATATATTTTAGTAGCTGCACCATCTTCTGATCCAAATGGATATACACAATATGGTATTAATGGAGGTACAATTGAAAATAAAGGTATCGAGATTATTTTAAGTGCTGCAATTCTTAGAGGAGATAAATTTACTTGGGATGCTGCGGTAAATTTTTCCCAAAACAAAAACAAAGTTAAAGACTTAGGTGGTGCAGGAACTAATGGAAGGCTAATTATTACTCCTCCGGGATCTAATGGATATCAATACTCGTTAATTGAAGGTCAGCCATTTGGAGTCATTGAAGCAAATAATATTCAAAAAGATGCCCAAGGTAGAACATTGTTAGATGTAAATGGTAAAACTATTTTGAAAACCGGATTTCAAAATGTCGGAAATGCGAATCCTGATTACTTGCTAGGCTTCTCTAATAGTTTTAAGTATGGATCTTTCTTTGCTAACATTTTAATTGACGCAAGAGTTGGTGGAGATGTATTGAGTATGACTCAAGCGATTAATGACGCTTCTGGTGTATCTCAAGCTTCTGCTGATGCAAGAAATGCTGGTGGAGTAGCAATTAATGGTGTTACAACTACGGGAACTGCTGTGCCAACAATGGGAGCTAAAGAGTATTACCAACAAGTTGGTGGTAGAGCTGGTATTTTAGGTGAATATGTTTATGATGCGACTAACGTTAATGTTAGAGAGGTATCTATAGGGTATACCTTTAAGCCTAAAAATATACCATTCTTGCAATCTGCAAGCTTGTCATTAATAGCTAGAAATTTATTCTTTATCTATAAAGATGCACCTTTCGATCCAAACGTAGTTTTAAGTACAGGTCAAGGTTTACAGGGTGTTGACATTTATGGAATGCCATCTACAAGAAGCATCGGTCTTAATTTAAATGTAACTTTCTAA
- a CDS encoding sensor histidine kinase, which translates to MNEIRKLKFDIKLQNHVWFWGSYFTLNFLRWGAYFNDYPYSFKSNLIEFSLHIPLVYFNLFVLVPKLVLKQKYIQFTLSLIVSLLGIYLIKTALTYYIISENIWPEANREYHPFDINHILAVCIGELYVVAMASSVYLTLTWLRERERNRSLRENQFKIKLKYLENQIQPHFFFNTLNNLYALSLESSDKVPDVIIKLSHLMEYVLYDVKGTKSVPLIKEIDYIQNYIEIEKLRFENVEVTINLESNIEDIIVPPLIFISLVENAFKHGGLNNRNLKIKINCKVIDGKKLDFEILNNFVISQNLNSKGGIGLTNTKKRLKLIYKNDFSLTHATKLNYYIIRLQIPIHNEN; encoded by the coding sequence TTGAACGAAATCCGAAAATTAAAATTCGATATTAAACTTCAAAATCACGTTTGGTTTTGGGGAAGCTATTTTACTCTTAATTTTTTAAGATGGGGTGCTTATTTCAATGATTATCCTTATTCATTCAAATCGAATCTTATTGAGTTCTCCTTACACATTCCACTGGTTTATTTTAATCTGTTTGTTTTAGTGCCAAAATTGGTATTAAAACAGAAATACATTCAATTCACCTTATCCTTAATAGTGAGTCTCCTCGGAATTTATTTAATAAAAACCGCCCTTACCTATTATATTATATCTGAAAATATCTGGCCGGAAGCCAACCGCGAGTACCATCCTTTTGACATCAATCACATTCTGGCAGTTTGTATTGGCGAATTGTATGTCGTGGCCATGGCCTCTTCTGTCTATCTTACTTTGACCTGGTTGCGAGAGCGGGAAAGAAACCGATCGTTAAGAGAAAATCAATTCAAAATCAAGTTAAAATACCTTGAAAACCAGATCCAGCCTCACTTTTTCTTTAACACCTTAAATAATTTATACGCCTTATCCTTAGAATCCTCCGACAAAGTTCCGGATGTGATTATCAAATTGTCTCATTTGATGGAATATGTATTGTATGATGTAAAAGGAACCAAATCTGTTCCACTAATAAAGGAAATAGACTATATTCAAAATTATATTGAAATCGAAAAGCTACGTTTTGAGAATGTAGAAGTCACCATAAATCTGGAATCTAACATAGAAGATATTATAGTTCCGCCGTTAATATTTATTTCGTTGGTAGAAAACGCCTTTAAACATGGTGGTTTAAACAATCGCAACTTAAAAATAAAGATCAACTGCAAAGTTATTGATGGCAAAAAGTTAGATTTTGAAATCTTAAATAATTTTGTAATTTCACAAAATCTAAATTCAAAAGGTGGAATTGGATTAACTAATACCAAAAAGAGATTAAAATTAATTTATAAAAACGATTTTAGTCTAACACATGCAACTAAACTGAATTACTATATAATCCGTTTGCAAATACCTATTCATAATGAAAATTAA
- a CDS encoding RHS repeat domain-containing protein, producing MVQENNYYAFGLTQKGYNGIINGIDNKYKFNGIEESKDLELNLLHPTKFRTYDPAIARFNGIDPLADKSNNITPYSFVMNNPILYSDLTGADTTKLREIVVYTKKQVSNAYSWFTGTNVGYTGSGWGHGLRRSLANQIGIGNRANNIFELGLQSQLQAKQVNLGGPLLNKIKEDEGMIKFQNDIIKALKTDPRFKKLQFIMKGKGVVEFGGKRWSSSNEDWGALNNNNPVFHGETWAVGSNQLTWVTRHASMSYSATVKSDGTIVVDFQLKDTFDLSGQKGRSEAYNNISNTAGFLYHDVVGGNNEMQINGNWQIENKN from the coding sequence ATTGTTCAGGAGAATAATTATTATGCTTTTGGATTGACCCAAAAAGGGTACAACGGTATCATAAATGGGATAGATAATAAATATAAGTTCAATGGGATAGAAGAATCTAAAGATCTAGAACTAAACCTATTACATCCCACTAAGTTTAGAACATATGATCCAGCAATAGCTAGATTTAATGGGATTGATCCTTTAGCTGATAAGTCAAATAATATAACGCCATATTCTTTTGTCATGAATAATCCTATTTTATACAGTGATTTAACAGGCGCCGATACGACAAAATTACGTGAGATAGTAGTTTATACAAAAAAGCAAGTTAGTAACGCATATAGTTGGTTCACAGGTACAAATGTCGGCTATACAGGTTCTGGTTGGGGACATGGCTTAAGAAGATCTCTTGCGAATCAAATAGGTATAGGTAATCGAGCAAATAACATTTTTGAACTTGGCTTACAATCTCAACTTCAAGCAAAACAAGTGAATTTAGGTGGACCACTATTGAATAAGATTAAAGAAGATGAAGGTATGATAAAGTTTCAGAACGATATTATTAAAGCATTAAAAACAGATCCAAGATTTAAAAAGCTACAATTTATTATGAAAGGAAAGGGTGTTGTTGAATTTGGAGGTAAAAGATGGAGTAGTAGTAATGAAGATTGGGGTGCATTAAATAATAATAATCCCGTATTTCATGGAGAAACGTGGGCAGTTGGGAGTAACCAATTAACATGGGTTACAAGGCATGCTTCTATGAGCTATAGCGCTACAGTGAAGTCAGACGGAACTATTGTTGTAGATTTTCAACTTAAAGATACCTTTGACTTAAGTGGTCAAAAGGGTAGGTCAGAAGCTTATAATAATATTAGTAATACGGCTGGTTTTTTGTATCATGATGTAGTAGGAGGAAATAACGAAATGCAAATAAATGGAAACTGGCAGATTGAAAATAAAAATTAA
- a CDS encoding glutaminyl-peptide cyclotransferase produces MKKHNFLAVILLGITLIGCNGIKKDENSLFTIDDAAFPAHFTSKEAVSIAILNPNLKKIDSIVYFVNDKKVGNTKSAEKFKFELKDQKLGYQYLKATIYFGGDSSDATKRIEIVSNVEPKALNYKIINTYPHDTAAFTEGLEFHDGTLYESTGQKGDSYFRALDYKTGKVIKQITLPSEYFGEGITFINGKLFQLTWQEKTGFIYDAKTLKLEKTFEFDKEIEGWGMTNDGKYIYQSDGTEKIWKMDPTTQKMIDYINVYSGTSKIKAINELELINGKLYANIFLKDAIAVVDPATGAVEGILNMSGLRKLVNVKTDDVLNGIAYNPATKTIFVTGKNWNKMFEITVTE; encoded by the coding sequence ATGAAAAAACATAACTTCCTAGCTGTCATTTTATTAGGAATCACATTAATTGGATGTAACGGCATAAAAAAAGATGAAAATTCTTTATTTACTATTGATGATGCTGCTTTTCCAGCCCATTTTACCTCAAAAGAAGCGGTTTCGATTGCTATTTTAAACCCAAATTTAAAAAAAATCGATAGCATTGTTTACTTTGTAAACGACAAAAAAGTGGGCAACACTAAAAGTGCTGAAAAATTCAAATTTGAATTAAAAGATCAAAAATTAGGGTACCAATACTTAAAAGCTACCATTTATTTTGGCGGAGATTCTTCAGATGCTACTAAAAGAATTGAAATAGTTTCTAATGTTGAACCAAAAGCACTAAACTATAAAATCATAAACACCTATCCGCACGATACTGCTGCCTTTACTGAAGGCCTAGAGTTTCATGATGGTACTTTATACGAAAGCACCGGACAAAAAGGAGACTCTTATTTTAGAGCGCTGGATTATAAAACCGGAAAAGTAATCAAACAAATTACTCTTCCTAGTGAGTATTTTGGAGAAGGAATTACTTTCATTAACGGGAAATTGTTTCAATTGACCTGGCAGGAAAAAACCGGTTTCATTTATGATGCTAAAACTTTAAAACTGGAGAAAACTTTTGAATTCGACAAAGAAATTGAAGGCTGGGGAATGACAAATGACGGAAAATACATTTATCAATCGGATGGAACGGAGAAAATCTGGAAGATGGATCCTACTACTCAAAAAATGATCGACTATATTAATGTATACTCCGGGACTTCAAAAATCAAAGCTATTAATGAATTGGAATTAATCAATGGGAAATTATATGCAAATATCTTCCTAAAAGATGCTATTGCTGTTGTAGACCCCGCAACTGGTGCAGTTGAAGGAATCCTGAACATGTCTGGTCTTCGTAAATTAGTGAACGTTAAAACAGATGATGTTTTAAACGGTATTGCCTACAACCCTGCAACAAAAACTATTTTTGTAACGGGTAAAAATTGGAACAAAATGTTCGAAATAACCGTTACTGAATAA
- the fsa gene encoding fructose-6-phosphate aldolase, whose translation MKFFIDTANLAQIKEAQALGVLDGVTTNPSLMAKEGITGKNNILKHYVDICNLVEGDVSAEVNALDFDGMVKEGEELAELHDQIVVKLPMTKEGVMAAKYFSDKGIKTNVTLVFSAGQALLAAKAGATYVSPFIGRLDDVSTDGLNLIEEIREIYDNYGYETQILAASVRHTMHIVNCAKIGADVMTGPLSAIYGLLKHPLTDIGLAQFVADFEKGNK comes from the coding sequence ATGAAATTTTTTATCGATACAGCTAATTTAGCTCAGATTAAAGAAGCACAAGCTTTAGGAGTTTTAGATGGTGTAACTACAAATCCGTCATTGATGGCGAAAGAAGGTATTACCGGAAAAAACAATATTTTGAAACATTACGTTGACATCTGTAACCTTGTTGAAGGGGATGTAAGTGCTGAAGTAAATGCACTTGATTTTGACGGAATGGTTAAAGAAGGTGAGGAGTTGGCTGAATTACACGATCAGATCGTGGTAAAATTGCCAATGACAAAAGAAGGTGTTATGGCTGCTAAATATTTCTCTGATAAAGGAATTAAAACAAATGTTACTTTAGTGTTTTCTGCTGGTCAGGCTTTATTGGCTGCAAAAGCGGGAGCAACTTATGTATCTCCGTTTATTGGTCGTTTAGATGATGTTTCTACAGATGGTTTGAATCTTATTGAAGAGATTAGAGAAATCTATGATAACTACGGGTATGAGACTCAGATTTTAGCGGCTTCGGTACGTCACACAATGCATATTGTAAACTGTGCTAAAATCGGTGCAGACGTTATGACAGGACCACTTTCTGCAATTTACGGTTTATTAAAACACCCATTAACTGACATTGGATTGGCACAGTTTGTTGCTGATTTTGAGAAAGGTAATAAATAG
- a CDS encoding SDR family oxidoreductase, translated as MSKVVLITGGSSGIGKSIGEFLHHKGFIVYGTSRNPEKVVNSVFPLVALDVRDVMSIKNAVSSIIATTGRLDVVINNAGVGITGPLEEIPMEEIKNNFETNFFGPIEVMKTVLPQMREQKSGLIINITSIAGYMGLPYRSVYSASKGALELITEALRMEVKSFGINITNVAPGDFATNIAAGRYHAPVIKGSAYEKVYGETLSTMNEHVDAGSNPNEMAEAIYKIILTKKPNVHYKVGVFMQKFSIVLKRILPDTVYEKMLMNHYKL; from the coding sequence ATGAGTAAAGTCGTTTTAATTACCGGAGGATCATCAGGAATTGGAAAATCTATTGGTGAATTTTTACACCACAAAGGTTTTATAGTGTACGGTACAAGCCGAAATCCTGAAAAAGTAGTAAATTCTGTTTTTCCACTTGTAGCTTTAGATGTTCGGGATGTGATGTCGATAAAGAATGCGGTAAGCAGTATTATTGCAACAACCGGCCGTTTGGATGTGGTGATTAATAATGCAGGAGTTGGAATTACGGGACCTTTAGAAGAAATTCCGATGGAAGAAATTAAGAACAATTTCGAAACTAATTTTTTTGGACCCATTGAGGTCATGAAAACTGTTTTACCCCAAATGAGGGAACAGAAGTCAGGTTTGATAATTAATATTACTTCGATTGCCGGTTATATGGGTTTGCCTTACAGAAGCGTTTATTCGGCCTCAAAAGGGGCGTTGGAGCTTATCACGGAGGCCTTGCGTATGGAAGTGAAATCGTTTGGTATCAACATCACGAATGTGGCACCGGGTGATTTTGCCACTAATATTGCTGCCGGTCGTTATCATGCACCTGTAATTAAGGGATCAGCATATGAAAAAGTCTATGGTGAAACGCTTTCAACGATGAATGAACATGTTGATGCAGGAAGTAATCCTAACGAAATGGCGGAAGCTATTTACAAAATCATACTGACCAAAAAGCCTAATGTTCACTACAAAGTGGGGGTTTTTATGCAGAAATTTTCAATTGTACTAAAACGAATTCTTCCTGATACGGTTTATGAGAAGATGTTGATGAATCATTATAAGTTGTAG
- a CDS encoding LytR/AlgR family response regulator transcription factor gives MKIKCVLIDDEPLAIKVLQNYFANFTDFEVIGTFTNSLEALDFINSTSVDAIFLDINMPMMTGFELISLLENKTKVIITTAFREFAAESYDLDVLDYLVKPIPLPRFIKCINKITTEYNLKNNIKVETTKGDSHIFIKVDKKMMKINIEEILFVEGMKEYIKVVTPDKTYITHKSLTSLSEELPSDRFLRIHKSYVIALNKVKSIEGNRIQIQSYTIPIGRNYSKEVKNKILE, from the coding sequence ATGAAAATTAAATGCGTGTTGATTGATGATGAACCATTAGCAATCAAAGTGCTGCAAAATTATTTCGCTAATTTTACAGACTTTGAAGTTATCGGTACATTCACTAACTCTTTAGAAGCACTGGATTTTATAAACAGTACTTCTGTTGACGCTATCTTTTTGGATATCAACATGCCAATGATGACCGGTTTTGAATTAATCAGCCTGCTTGAAAATAAAACCAAGGTCATTATTACAACTGCCTTTAGAGAATTTGCTGCCGAAAGTTATGATCTTGATGTATTAGATTATTTAGTAAAACCAATTCCATTACCCCGGTTCATAAAATGCATTAACAAAATCACAACCGAATACAATTTAAAAAACAATATTAAAGTAGAAACCACCAAAGGGGACTCTCATATTTTTATTAAAGTCGATAAAAAAATGATGAAAATTAATATTGAGGAAATTCTGTTTGTTGAAGGCATGAAAGAATACATCAAGGTAGTCACTCCCGACAAAACCTATATCACACATAAATCTTTGACTTCTTTATCTGAGGAATTACCTTCGGATCGCTTTCTACGCATCCATAAATCATACGTTATTGCTTTAAACAAAGTAAAATCTATTGAAGGCAATCGCATTCAGATCCAATCTTATACAATTCCAATTGGCCGAAACTACAGTAAAGAGGTTAAAAACAAGATTTTAGAGTAA
- a CDS encoding MFS transporter, whose product MSSENVQTKWGQFISLIIVFFFWGFVGSANDILIPVFKKVFTLSQVQSQLVAWAFYAAYFVGSMIFFLISLKSDVLQKLGYKKTLSAGLILSAVGSFLFVPAATMESFPFFLTALFTVGLGFSIQQIVANPLAIKMGSPTTGAHRLTLAGGVNSFGTTIGAILLGIALFGMGDNKKTNLSLEDIKLPFIILGLAFIIVAIFMYFSKIEDPAKANEEEAKIEHKHASFSILDYPQLYLGMLGIFIYVGTEVTIISNLPALLHTHEFGNILEDAISPFIALYWGSLMIGRWNGGVNVFNTSNLINTALKFIVPALAFGVIIGANVFAAHDVSSFYIYPLWILLFIAVSFVGGKNAGKTLMLFGLSGIAMMFAGLVCPDTDIAKFFFISGGLFLSIMWPSIFDLAIAGLGKNTGKASSFLIMMILGGGVIPLIQGSICDLDLTNPNGIFGITYTHFSYIVPLLGFAYLAFYGFYCPKILKRQGVSHVASEGGGH is encoded by the coding sequence ATGAGTTCAGAAAATGTACAAACCAAATGGGGGCAATTTATCTCTCTGATAATCGTCTTCTTTTTTTGGGGTTTTGTCGGATCAGCAAATGACATCCTCATCCCAGTATTCAAAAAAGTATTTACCTTATCACAAGTTCAATCACAATTAGTGGCTTGGGCATTTTATGCTGCCTATTTTGTAGGGTCGATGATTTTCTTTTTAATCTCTTTAAAATCAGACGTTTTACAAAAATTAGGCTATAAAAAAACACTTTCTGCAGGATTAATTCTTTCAGCAGTGGGTTCTTTTTTATTCGTTCCGGCGGCTACAATGGAAAGTTTCCCTTTCTTCTTGACTGCTTTGTTTACGGTAGGTTTAGGATTTTCTATTCAACAAATTGTAGCAAACCCATTGGCTATTAAAATGGGAAGCCCGACAACCGGAGCACACCGTTTGACTCTGGCTGGAGGTGTAAACTCTTTCGGAACCACTATTGGCGCGATTCTATTAGGAATTGCTCTTTTTGGAATGGGAGATAACAAAAAAACAAACCTTTCTCTAGAAGACATCAAACTACCTTTTATCATATTGGGACTTGCTTTTATTATAGTTGCTATTTTCATGTATTTTTCTAAAATCGAAGATCCTGCAAAAGCAAATGAAGAAGAAGCTAAAATTGAACATAAACATGCTTCATTCAGCATTTTAGACTACCCTCAATTGTATTTAGGAATGTTGGGTATCTTTATTTACGTTGGAACTGAAGTTACGATCATTAGTAATCTTCCGGCACTTTTACACACCCATGAATTTGGTAACATTCTGGAAGATGCCATTTCTCCTTTTATCGCACTTTATTGGGGAAGTTTAATGATTGGTCGTTGGAATGGTGGAGTTAATGTTTTCAACACCTCAAATCTTATAAACACCGCTCTTAAATTTATCGTTCCGGCTTTGGCTTTTGGCGTAATTATCGGAGCGAATGTATTTGCTGCACATGATGTTTCTTCTTTCTATATCTACCCTCTTTGGATTTTACTATTCATCGCCGTAAGTTTTGTAGGTGGCAAAAACGCAGGTAAAACATTAATGCTTTTTGGACTGTCAGGTATCGCAATGATGTTTGCCGGATTAGTTTGTCCGGATACTGATATTGCTAAATTTTTCTTTATTTCGGGTGGATTGTTCTTATCTATCATGTGGCCGTCTATTTTCGATTTAGCGATTGCAGGTTTAGGAAAAAACACAGGAAAAGCATCTTCTTTCTTAATCATGATGATTTTGGGTGGTGGGGTAATTCCATTGATACAAGGAAGCATCTGTGATTTAGACTTAACAAATCCAAATGGAATATTCGGAATTACATACACACACTTCTCTTATATCGTACCACTACTTGGTTTTGCTTACTTAGCATTTTATGGTTTCTATTGCCCTAAAATACTAAAAAGACAAGGTGTTAGTCATGTGGCAAGTGAAGGAGGAGGTCATTAA